Proteins from one Pseudomonas sp. KBS0710 genomic window:
- a CDS encoding SDR family NAD(P)-dependent oxidoreductase: MKKLIVTGAANGIGRATVEQAIVDGYFVIAVDKDVGALNILQKTYNASVLETQVADLSDDAVIKDFIPSLYERHATIYGLINNAGVYHGKSIYAYSDNEVDEMLNVNLKALVYLSKDFAEREMKHEAPRSIVNITSVAGEVGSCDALYGATKAAVIGLTKANAWNFAPFVRVNAVSPALIHDTAIYDTIPEYRRAEYARQEILKDPILPSGVAEVILLLVGEGLRHMTGKVIPVDNGAYPR, encoded by the coding sequence ATGAAAAAGTTGATTGTTACGGGTGCCGCGAATGGAATTGGTCGGGCGACCGTGGAGCAGGCAATTGTCGATGGTTACTTTGTCATTGCCGTCGATAAAGACGTGGGCGCCCTCAATATCTTGCAAAAGACTTACAATGCGAGTGTATTAGAAACGCAGGTTGCCGATCTTTCCGATGATGCTGTGATCAAGGACTTTATTCCAAGCCTGTATGAGCGTCATGCCACTATCTATGGGTTAATTAATAATGCAGGGGTGTATCACGGCAAAAGCATTTATGCCTATTCCGATAACGAAGTGGATGAAATGCTTAACGTTAACCTCAAAGCCTTGGTTTATCTTTCCAAAGACTTCGCCGAGCGCGAAATGAAGCACGAAGCGCCGCGCAGCATCGTCAATATCACCTCAGTGGCAGGGGAAGTGGGCAGTTGTGATGCCCTGTACGGCGCCACTAAAGCCGCAGTGATCGGCTTGACCAAGGCCAACGCCTGGAACTTCGCGCCTTTTGTGCGGGTAAACGCCGTGTCTCCGGCACTGATTCACGACACGGCCATCTACGACACCATTCCTGAGTATCGGCGCGCGGAGTACGCGCGCCAGGAAATTCTTAAAGACCCCATCCTGCCCAGTGGTGTGGCCGAGGTCATCTTGCTGCTGGTTGGTGAAGGTTTGCGGCATATGACCGGCAAGGT
- a CDS encoding sulfotransferase family protein, translated as MNKMVGLWAHPRSRSTVLERVFIERKDFEVFHEPFAHMAFSADSAIPSDEWDHSFPTTYQTIKERLVKARETANVFHKDMCYHCLDDLRVDVDFLAQQDNIFLIREPASSILSHYRVHPNMPLQAIGHKALYEIFCVVTKLTGKMPYVINADDLAAAPERVIGKLCDYLGIEFLPHAMVWKRECPEQWKTWRSWHIAAENSECIISPSQPHPDKEVLDNTPALKAMYDYHWVFYARMNEFCQ; from the coding sequence ATGAACAAGATGGTCGGGTTATGGGCGCACCCACGTTCTCGCTCCACGGTGTTGGAACGCGTATTTATCGAGCGCAAAGACTTTGAAGTTTTCCACGAACCGTTTGCCCATATGGCATTTTCTGCTGACTCTGCCATTCCGTCGGATGAATGGGATCACAGTTTTCCAACCACGTATCAGACAATAAAAGAGCGGCTGGTCAAGGCCAGGGAGACAGCCAACGTCTTTCACAAAGACATGTGTTATCACTGCCTCGATGACTTGAGAGTAGACGTGGACTTCCTGGCGCAACAAGACAATATCTTTCTTATTCGGGAACCCGCCAGCAGCATTCTTTCGCATTATCGCGTGCACCCCAATATGCCGTTGCAAGCCATTGGCCATAAAGCCTTGTATGAGATCTTTTGTGTGGTCACTAAGCTCACCGGCAAAATGCCCTATGTCATAAATGCTGATGACCTGGCGGCAGCGCCGGAGCGGGTGATTGGCAAACTGTGTGACTACTTGGGTATTGAATTCCTGCCACACGCCATGGTGTGGAAGCGCGAGTGCCCAGAACAATGGAAAACCTGGCGAAGTTGGCACATTGCCGCAGAAAACAGTGAATGCATTATTTCACCGAGTCAGCCTCACCCAGATAAAGAGGTGCTCGATAACACCCCGGCGTTAAAAGCGATGTATGACTATCACTGGGTTTTTTACGCGCGCATGAACGAATTCTGTCAATAG
- a CDS encoding HAD family phosphatase, with amino-acid sequence MHPSAFIGELPVQGAALVRVGVPKLVIFDCDGVLVQSEEITLSVLISLLNEQARRDAHETTGLDLVEFIERFRGRKIADCLREAERVLNICLDSQFEESYRQRAGIALTAHLKPTEGISEVLENLSIPFCVASSAPRHKIEHCLRLTGLLSYFEGHIFSCYELGRWKPDPLVFLTACATYDVDVRDVLVIEDSVAGIQAAIAANISVLGFGPVDRHSMLVDAGALAFSDMRELLTILQ; translated from the coding sequence ATGCACCCATCGGCCTTTATAGGGGAACTACCAGTTCAGGGGGCGGCGCTTGTCCGTGTGGGCGTGCCTAAGTTAGTGATCTTCGATTGCGACGGTGTACTCGTGCAAAGTGAAGAAATCACCCTGTCTGTACTGATTTCCCTGCTGAATGAACAAGCACGTCGTGATGCGCATGAGACTACGGGTCTTGACTTAGTAGAATTCATTGAGCGATTTCGCGGGCGAAAGATTGCCGACTGCTTACGTGAAGCCGAACGGGTATTGAATATTTGCCTGGACAGTCAGTTTGAAGAAAGTTATCGCCAGCGTGCTGGGATCGCTTTGACCGCGCATTTAAAACCTACTGAGGGTATCAGTGAGGTGCTCGAGAACTTGAGTATTCCTTTTTGCGTAGCCTCAAGTGCGCCCCGGCATAAAATAGAACACTGTTTGCGTCTCACCGGACTGCTCTCTTATTTTGAGGGGCACATATTCAGTTGTTATGAGTTAGGTCGCTGGAAGCCGGATCCTCTGGTGTTTTTGACGGCGTGCGCCACTTATGACGTTGATGTTCGTGATGTATTAGTTATTGAAGACAGTGTGGCCGGTATTCAGGCGGCGATTGCGGCAAACATCAGTGTATTGGGTTTTGGACCGGTCGATCGGCATTCAATGTTGGTCGATGCGGGGGCGTTAGCGTTTTCCGATATGCGTGAATTACTCACGATTCTACAGTGA
- a CDS encoding transaldolase family protein — translation MTTSGYTERLKSNDQSSEVWWDSSPAVYAPYKKYLLEKYPAAFSSIEQLMPDTFSQPGGFSNVTTNPRLVTAVILEKREYWLSRFNLAKLTPQELRRKLYDEVIVQGASDLKQRWVQSAQCEGWICAQVDPVDVRCAERMTARGVALRQLAANVMVKVPASLEGLTTVEHLVAQGSSLNITFCFTVAQFQAGIQAIERGRMTARSKGIDTRHCKYVITFMIGRFACQPEFALQAAERGLTLSPEDLRWAELMVYEQIQALVSASSAPVKTLLSSIKVDVDERGNKHCWHLEKTGLLATCYTLTPEVVEFLIERESRGKPVFPAGEPLKPPASTLAKLFRIPYFCEAYCLDGIEPYDFCNHEAFINTCNEANSAHRRLADFCTRLCPPTHAFSRSLSAIMAAEYGVLV, via the coding sequence GTGACGACATCAGGTTATACCGAGCGACTAAAAAGTAATGACCAAAGTTCTGAAGTTTGGTGGGACTCTTCGCCTGCCGTCTATGCACCTTATAAGAAATACTTGCTTGAAAAGTACCCGGCCGCCTTCAGTTCCATAGAACAGTTAATGCCAGACACGTTTTCGCAGCCCGGTGGGTTCAGCAATGTAACCACTAACCCTCGTCTGGTGACTGCGGTAATTCTTGAAAAACGTGAGTATTGGTTGTCGCGGTTTAATCTTGCCAAACTGACGCCCCAAGAGTTGCGCCGCAAGCTGTACGACGAAGTGATCGTGCAGGGGGCTTCCGACCTGAAGCAACGCTGGGTTCAATCTGCCCAGTGTGAAGGGTGGATTTGCGCTCAAGTCGATCCTGTCGATGTGCGCTGTGCCGAACGCATGACTGCCAGGGGCGTGGCACTGCGTCAGTTAGCTGCGAATGTGATGGTGAAGGTGCCCGCAAGCCTGGAGGGCCTTACGACTGTCGAGCACTTAGTGGCGCAAGGCAGTTCTCTCAATATCACCTTCTGCTTCACGGTTGCGCAATTTCAGGCAGGCATCCAGGCCATAGAACGTGGAAGGATGACTGCGCGCAGCAAGGGCATCGACACACGCCATTGCAAGTATGTGATCACGTTCATGATCGGCCGCTTCGCCTGTCAGCCCGAGTTTGCGTTACAAGCGGCAGAGCGCGGCCTGACGCTGAGTCCAGAGGATCTGCGCTGGGCGGAGTTGATGGTTTATGAGCAGATACAGGCGCTGGTCTCGGCGTCTTCCGCTCCAGTCAAAACCCTGCTTTCCAGTATAAAAGTTGATGTGGACGAGCGTGGCAACAAGCACTGCTGGCACCTGGAGAAGACCGGCTTGCTGGCGACGTGCTACACACTGACGCCGGAAGTGGTCGAGTTTTTGATTGAGCGCGAAAGTCGCGGTAAACCGGTATTTCCTGCGGGGGAACCCTTGAAGCCACCGGCTTCGACGCTCGCGAAGTTGTTTCGTATCCCGTATTTCTGCGAAGCCTACTGCCTGGACGGCATCGAGCCTTATGACTTTTGCAATCATGAGGCGTTTATCAATACGTGCAATGAGGCCAACAGTGCGCATCGGCGCCTGGCCGATTTTTGCACTCGACTCTGCCCCCCTACGCATGCTTTCAGCCGTTCGCTCAGTGCGATCATGGCGGCCGAATATGGGGTGCTCGTATGA